A window from Leishmania mexicana MHOM/GT/2001/U1103 complete genome, chromosome 33 encodes these proteins:
- a CDS encoding eukaryotic translation initiation factor 5,putative: MTAQMVPIDPDKKDDVYYRYKMPAVQTKVEGSGNGIKTVLPNIHDICLVINRPEEVLMKYFQFELGAQRTVSTKDDKFLLMGAHPTERMQDKLYDFIRKFVLCKHCHNPETAIHLDAGKKGSASISMVCGACGKRSNFDEHRTKTFMTQYYEKHPVEAKAAKGAAEARKKDDAPAADEVAAPTKPEKESGKSVGKSDLTDDREDPKVVFARVLKESWGKNDELVGRTVRLLSQYNLPEHYGPPMALSAMLLEHRDDLLSTMKMHARLLKRLCTVPELFSRSEGYDEKELTEFYKREKKIQKTFLRECAKEFATNYTPDKFAVLIFMLFVEGVLRDRSIADWAKDTKPFSDADPKLQEEMRQKVAPIVSWLGMDAKADA, encoded by the coding sequence ATGACGGCTCAGATGGTGCCGATTGACCCGGACAAGAAGGATGACGTCTACTACCGTTACAAGATGCCCGCTGTGCAGACGAAggtggagggcagcggcaacggtATCAAGACAGTGCTGCCGAATATTCACGACATCTGTCTGGTGATCAACCGCCCGGAGGAAGTGCTCATGAAGTACTTTCAGTTCGAGCTCGGGGCGCAGCGTACGGTGTCGACAAAGGACGACAAGTTCCTGCTGATGGGTGCCCACCCCACGGAGCGCATGCAGGACAAGCTGTACGACTTCATTCGAAAGTTCGTGCTGTGCAAGCACTGCCACAACCCTGAGACGGCCATCCACCTCGACGCTGGCAAGAAGGgctccgcctccatcagTATGgtgtgcggtgcgtgcggtAAGCGGTCCAACTTCGATGAGCACCGTACCAAGACCTTCATGACGCAGTACTACGAGAAGCATCcggtggaggcgaaggcggccaAGGGTGCCGCAGAGGCGCGCAAGAAGGACGACGCCCCGGCGGCTGACGAAGTGGCCGCGCCGACCAAGCCGGAGAAGGAGTCAGGCAAATCCGTCGGCAAGTCGGACCTCACGGACGACCGCGAGGACCCCAAGGTTGTtttcgcgcgtgtgctgaAGGAGTCCTGGGGCAAGAACGACGAGCTCGTGGGGCGCACCGTGCGTCTGCTGAGCCAGTACAACCTACCGGAGCACTACGGACCGCCGATGGCGCTGTcggcgatgctgctggagcaccgTGATGACCTGCTGTCGACCATGAAGATGCACGCGCGTCTGCTGAAGCGGCTCTGCACGGTGCCGGAGCTCTTCTCCCGCTCGGAGGGCTACGACGAGAAGGAGTTGACGGAGTTCTACAAGCGCGAGAAGAAGATTCAGAAGACGTTCCTCCGCGAGTGCGCCAAGGAGTTCGCCACCAACTATACCCCCGACAAGTTCGCCGTTCTCATCTTTATGCTGTTTGTCGAAGGTGTCCTTCGTGACCGCAGCATCGCCGATTGGGCAAAGGACACGAAGCCCTTCAGCGACGCCGACCCgaagctgcaggaggagatgcggCAGAAGGTAGCACCGATCGTCTCCTGGCTCGGCATGGACGCCAAGGCAGACGCGTAG